One segment of Synechococcus sp. A15-24 DNA contains the following:
- a CDS encoding EthD domain-containing protein, producing MPSTPRSPEVVFYVPLWKRDGITLAQFDDYWRDVHGPVCARLPGQMEYWQFHLSPYEGGLFPVVDGCPVNTLYEDQFMGVAELTFSSVEDRATWFQASTILMDDEHNIFSKAIGYTTSLGNTVTLIDNLSEPYPNGSISELRYHVMVRKADSASVDQFRTYISDQLMASLSSLKEVSKLRYHLFDEIDLSRPDAQGVEHVEKPGKDYHACFEIAFATALDRETVFSDPGFLAALTSGSDLIDMIKPSEERFTATFVADHKMTLAGARGSSVSQLITGLGALNQIRDDINDLMLFNKL from the coding sequence ATGCCATCCACGCCGCGTTCGCCCGAGGTCGTTTTTTATGTTCCGCTTTGGAAGCGTGACGGCATTACCCTTGCTCAGTTTGACGACTATTGGCGTGATGTTCATGGGCCGGTCTGCGCTCGGTTGCCTGGCCAAATGGAATATTGGCAATTCCACCTCTCACCATATGAGGGTGGGCTGTTTCCTGTCGTCGATGGTTGCCCTGTCAACACACTCTATGAAGATCAATTTATGGGGGTTGCTGAACTGACATTCTCCTCAGTAGAAGATCGTGCGACTTGGTTCCAAGCCTCCACGATATTAATGGACGATGAGCATAATATTTTCAGCAAAGCAATTGGTTACACGACATCATTGGGTAATACGGTTACCTTGATTGATAATCTTTCGGAGCCGTATCCGAATGGTTCGATCTCAGAGCTTCGTTACCACGTTATGGTTCGCAAGGCTGATTCTGCATCTGTAGATCAATTCCGTACCTACATTTCAGATCAATTGATGGCCTCGCTTTCCTCTTTGAAGGAGGTTTCTAAGTTGCGTTATCATTTATTTGACGAAATTGATCTTTCCCGCCCTGACGCTCAAGGTGTAGAGCATGTCGAAAAGCCTGGCAAGGACTACCATGCCTGCTTTGAAATTGCTTTTGCAACGGCACTCGATCGAGAGACTGTTTTTTCGGATCCTGGTTTCTTGGCAGCCCTAACCAGTGGATCTGATTTGATAGATATGATTAAGCCTTCTGAAGAGCGGTTTACTGCTACGTTTGTGGCTGATCACAAAATGACTCTTGCAGGTGCTCGCGGCTCCTCTGTATCTCAATTGATTACTGGTCTTGGAGCTCTCAATCAAATTCGTGACGATATCAATGATTTGATGCTGTTCAACAAACTCTGA
- a CDS encoding VOC family protein, with product MQFYSVDKEESPSALGHYLQGIQHFGITTPDLKKSLTFYIDILGGRLAVGGDGFYGVELHNLLFQQDELKAIQNDVSAEDCGIPDLRDGNKDALDVRFIQFGNTTLELLHFRQAQQDQWAPNVYKAISTSVGFANVSHLSFFLRSDVDVNEFALKLEAESHKRGLTEVKVHRKQQETSGEAGSKEFAIDKFPDSFDGWCLIYVKGPNGEQLEFNQVRSICKDNFKEAQQQYNRLNGTDYSWPQG from the coding sequence ATGCAGTTTTACAGTGTTGATAAGGAAGAATCACCATCTGCCCTAGGCCATTACCTGCAAGGCATTCAACATTTTGGAATAACCACTCCCGACCTCAAAAAGTCTCTGACCTTTTATATCGATATCCTTGGAGGACGATTGGCGGTCGGAGGTGATGGATTTTATGGTGTTGAATTACATAATCTACTATTTCAACAGGATGAATTAAAGGCAATACAAAATGACGTTAGCGCTGAGGATTGCGGAATCCCGGACCTAAGAGATGGGAACAAAGACGCTCTGGATGTGCGCTTTATACAGTTCGGCAACACAACCCTAGAGCTTTTGCATTTCAGGCAAGCCCAACAAGATCAGTGGGCGCCAAACGTATACAAAGCAATATCTACAAGTGTAGGATTTGCGAATGTATCTCACCTATCGTTTTTCCTGAGATCCGATGTTGATGTAAATGAATTTGCGTTGAAGCTCGAGGCGGAATCGCACAAAAGAGGGCTGACCGAGGTCAAAGTTCATCGCAAACAACAAGAGACGTCGGGTGAAGCCGGCTCTAAGGAATTTGCGATTGACAAATTTCCTGATTCATTCGATGGCTGGTGCTTGATCTATGTGAAAGGACCGAATGGCGAGCAGCTTGAGTTTAACCAAGTGAGATCGATCTGCAAAGACAACTTCAAGGAAGCCCAGCAACAGTACAATCGCCTCAACGGTACAGATTACTCGTGGCCGCAGGGATAA
- a CDS encoding multicopper oxidase domain-containing protein, translating to MNLANAYIIGSENHSSWSQNFDPEAYLKVLPQHDKKLVYTSPWLEWQQGNKNYRDGIYSEEGPNGSYYSSWGPESDVLDVELTLSDLNEITIPGLGVLTRSTADNGTAYDDGFQAYNGLIPGPLLVVDPGDTLKIRLVNDLENRSGLELAADTNLHTHGLHVSPQGAGDNVLVSLSPGESWETEIKIPESHFVGPQWYHPHLHGATNLQVSNGLAGTLLVLASEEEAEDLDKFSPVDNSFYWMAVQTQSLLQEERPASDTDPLNQDPNGGAYRIGTPPIYTEINGIKYYTKSDAAYIGYNFKPDYYSPITPGGDPSGTPFAYGGGLAGTPTENVIHTVNGQYNPTLDVETGAWNVFGFLNESVNSHYVIQLIREHQGELSLEDFQVIAVDGDAAGVVSQRLQFVTETPVMAPGNRMTVQQAFTEPGTYYFLANGTEEILGDLAPEVANTSLTNAFGAPTQFQGIHDGHLIWGAQVLATVEVSGDLFEERPPAPEPIDYLLEEAQEIDTWVAETKDAIEQGSIKQREFEWNANYSRVAGPGIDDNDPSTFENMYWINGRWFGHSPSEQPVVAMPMLGTTEEWTLENSSLGYGAVWGEWHPFHIHQNDFVVTEINGIDVEDIPSYPANQLVDTVTLAGAYIPGSATETNPYGTPAYFNPITNSTNDIPLNFQTKIFMKFEDYPGAYVNHCHILFHEDAGMMQAVKIILNTDSNYIGSERQDSNPSFRIGTSMMDDFSIQAFGPRIKKANIAIGDINYGKYFKREKLAETFAGGTEGESDNIADIAIVSNRVQRNKAGFDIKLYDGDSVNQAVTGSYKLKKDQGKSAETTLAGDENLLTTIKAFAKKKSRTLRSSVAIGDINGDGHGDIIIGIGGKDTEPLIEIYSGKDYEKLAKIKPFRKNNSKTTVNIAAGDINSDNFVDILVGQGAGGMGMVEVYDGRAITSVVKNNDGSNIDAAKTQDVNPYKGKKVAKVTEAYADMFHPYEGYTGEVDVAAGYILPRPNASEDKGQIVQTSYANFTTLAVDMKSSEENPSIRSFFYTGGSAHANNSNSADESTDDSGGSLPSLAVSLNIEKKINSINSTYFDLSNAHDDRGMSGLIITTKKGEEFLHYIEPTTVQQGEFSIMDTVAINITPNQSFII from the coding sequence ATGAATCTAGCGAATGCCTACATTATTGGTTCGGAAAATCACTCGTCATGGAGTCAAAATTTCGATCCGGAAGCTTACCTTAAAGTCCTCCCGCAGCACGACAAAAAGCTTGTTTACACAAGCCCCTGGCTTGAATGGCAACAAGGGAACAAAAACTACAGAGACGGCATCTATTCAGAAGAAGGGCCCAACGGAAGTTATTACTCGAGCTGGGGACCAGAGTCAGACGTCCTGGATGTCGAACTTACGCTGTCAGACCTCAACGAAATCACGATTCCAGGATTAGGAGTACTAACGCGTAGTACTGCAGACAATGGCACAGCCTACGACGATGGCTTTCAAGCTTACAACGGACTCATCCCTGGTCCACTGCTTGTAGTAGATCCGGGAGACACGCTCAAAATTAGGCTTGTCAATGACTTAGAGAACAGAAGCGGGCTTGAACTTGCCGCTGACACCAATTTGCATACACACGGATTGCATGTAAGTCCACAAGGAGCTGGGGATAACGTTCTAGTTTCACTGTCACCTGGTGAGTCCTGGGAAACTGAAATCAAAATCCCTGAAAGTCACTTTGTTGGCCCCCAGTGGTACCACCCACATCTTCACGGCGCAACCAATTTACAAGTTTCAAATGGCTTGGCGGGGACCTTACTTGTCCTGGCATCTGAGGAAGAGGCTGAAGATCTGGACAAATTCAGCCCAGTGGATAATTCCTTCTACTGGATGGCAGTCCAAACTCAATCACTGCTTCAAGAGGAACGGCCTGCATCGGATACAGATCCTCTTAATCAGGATCCAAATGGGGGAGCCTACAGAATTGGAACGCCACCTATCTATACAGAAATAAATGGAATCAAATATTACACCAAATCAGATGCAGCCTACATTGGATATAACTTCAAACCTGATTACTATTCCCCGATAACACCAGGAGGGGATCCATCGGGTACTCCATTTGCCTACGGTGGAGGGCTTGCAGGAACCCCAACAGAAAATGTCATTCACACTGTTAATGGACAATACAATCCAACCCTCGATGTTGAGACAGGGGCCTGGAATGTATTTGGATTTTTAAATGAATCAGTCAATTCCCACTATGTCATTCAATTAATCCGAGAACATCAAGGTGAGTTGTCCCTAGAGGACTTCCAAGTGATTGCGGTTGACGGTGATGCTGCCGGAGTCGTATCTCAGAGACTGCAATTCGTCACTGAAACCCCTGTAATGGCACCAGGTAATCGAATGACTGTTCAACAGGCATTCACCGAACCTGGAACCTACTACTTTCTAGCTAACGGTACTGAAGAAATCCTGGGTGATCTCGCACCTGAAGTTGCCAACACGAGCCTGACCAATGCGTTTGGTGCACCAACACAATTCCAGGGGATCCATGATGGCCATCTGATCTGGGGAGCTCAAGTACTGGCTACGGTAGAGGTATCTGGTGATCTATTTGAAGAAAGACCACCAGCGCCGGAGCCAATCGACTATTTACTGGAGGAGGCACAAGAAATTGATACCTGGGTAGCGGAAACCAAAGATGCAATCGAGCAGGGATCAATTAAGCAGAGAGAATTTGAATGGAATGCAAATTATTCAAGGGTTGCGGGGCCAGGAATAGATGACAACGACCCGTCAACATTTGAAAACATGTATTGGATCAATGGCCGATGGTTCGGCCATTCTCCAAGTGAGCAACCTGTGGTTGCCATGCCAATGCTGGGGACCACAGAAGAATGGACTCTTGAGAACAGCTCACTTGGTTATGGTGCTGTTTGGGGTGAATGGCATCCATTCCACATTCATCAGAACGACTTTGTAGTCACTGAAATCAATGGCATCGATGTCGAAGATATACCATCATACCCAGCAAACCAACTGGTAGATACAGTTACACTCGCCGGCGCATATATACCTGGTTCAGCCACGGAAACAAATCCATACGGCACGCCAGCATATTTCAACCCGATAACAAACAGCACCAATGATATACCACTCAACTTTCAAACAAAGATATTCATGAAATTCGAAGATTATCCCGGAGCCTATGTTAATCACTGCCATATTCTATTTCATGAAGATGCAGGAATGATGCAAGCAGTAAAAATCATATTAAACACCGATTCGAATTACATCGGATCAGAAAGACAAGATTCAAATCCATCATTCAGGATTGGAACGTCGATGATGGATGATTTTTCCATTCAAGCGTTCGGACCCAGAATCAAAAAGGCAAATATTGCCATCGGTGATATCAACTATGGCAAGTACTTCAAAAGGGAAAAGCTCGCCGAAACATTTGCAGGGGGGACTGAGGGAGAATCCGACAACATTGCAGACATAGCCATCGTCAGCAATCGTGTACAAAGAAATAAAGCAGGATTTGATATCAAGCTATACGACGGAGACTCAGTCAATCAAGCTGTAACGGGATCCTATAAATTAAAGAAGGATCAAGGTAAATCGGCGGAAACCACACTTGCTGGAGACGAAAACCTACTCACAACAATCAAGGCCTTTGCTAAGAAGAAGTCGAGAACACTGAGGTCATCGGTTGCAATTGGTGATATCAACGGTGATGGACATGGTGACATCATCATTGGAATTGGAGGTAAGGATACGGAGCCATTGATCGAAATCTACAGCGGAAAAGATTATGAAAAGCTCGCCAAAATCAAGCCGTTTAGAAAAAACAACTCTAAAACAACGGTTAACATTGCAGCAGGTGATATTAATTCTGACAATTTTGTAGACATATTGGTCGGCCAAGGGGCAGGTGGAATGGGCATGGTCGAAGTTTACGATGGACGAGCTATAACATCAGTTGTCAAAAATAATGATGGCAGCAATATCGATGCAGCAAAGACTCAAGATGTAAATCCATACAAAGGCAAAAAAGTCGCAAAGGTGACGGAGGCATACGCAGATATGTTCCATCCCTATGAAGGATACACAGGTGAAGTTGATGTAGCCGCAGGCTATATTCTGCCAAGACCGAATGCATCAGAAGATAAAGGTCAGATTGTCCAGACAAGCTATGCAAACTTCACAACACTTGCAGTTGATATGAAATCAAGCGAGGAAAACCCCTCGATCAGAAGCTTCTTCTATACCGGAGGAAGTGCACACGCCAATAACAGCAACTCCGCAGACGAAAGTACTGATGACAGTGGTGGATCACTGCCTTCACTCGCTGTATCCCTGAATATTGAGAAAAAAATTAATAGTATTAACAGTACTTACTTCGATCTCTCGAACGCCCATGATGATCGAGGGATGAGCGGTCTTATCATCACAACCAAAAAGGGTGAGGAGTTTCTTCACTACATTGAGCCAACAACCGTGCAACAAGGAGAGTTCTCCATCATGGACACTGTGGCAATTAATATCACACCAAACCAATCCTTCATAATATAA
- a CDS encoding multicopper oxidase domain-containing protein: protein MTLNDAYIIGSENHSSWSQNFDPKAYLKVLPQHNQKLAYTSPWLEWQQGNKNYRDGIYSEEGPNGSYYSSWGPESDVLDVELTLSELNEITIPGLGVLTRSTEDNGTAYDDGFQAYNGLIPGPLLVVDPGDTLKIRLVNDLENRSGLELAADTNFHTHGLHVSPLGAGDNVLFSLSPGDAWETEIKIPDNHFVGPQWYHPHLHGATNLQVSNGLAGTLLVLASEEEADDIDKFSPVDNSFYWMAIQTQSLLQQERPASSNDPLNQDPNGLSYRIGTPPVFTEVDGTKVFTKSDAAYIGYNFKPDYYDPTQPTGDPSGTPFAYGAGIAGTPTENIIHTVNGQYNPTIDVETGQWNVFGFLNQSVNSHFVIQLVREYKGELSLEEFQVIAVDGDAAGVVSQALQFVTETPVMAPGNRMTVQQAFTKPGKYYFLANGTEEILGELAPEVANIAPMNLYETPSIEFNPDFVPSDVQGALYAGAETWNELRREVFEGPLDLSGMHFPPTWDLRGYDLTNVDLDDSFMGLVNLTDVDLRGSSLNNVNLIGANVTNTNLFDVDLSGALLPGGIDQASNAKYDQDTYPYQGIHDGHLIWGAQVLATVEVTGESISSRPAPPEPIQYLLEESEKIDTWVSDTKNAIANDNIKRRNFIWDANYSRLQEENRIIDDNDPSTFEDMYWINGRWFGHSPSEQPVVAMPMLGTTEEWTLQNSSIGFGAGAVGEWHPFHIHQNDFVVTEINGINVEDIPSYPANQLVDTVTLASSYVQDSATANNPYGSPAYFNPITDSINGIPQNFETKLFMKFEDYTGAYVNHCHILFHEDAGMMQAVKVILNTDSNYIGAEKQTGKPTLRLGSSMVDTFSIDNSDNFSKKLNIAIGDINFGKFFSMDKLSDTFKGGTKGESDNIADIAITGEKIARNESGFQINVYDGDSVSQSATGSYKLKRDQQKQSEIELSGEDHLLATINSFSKKKSKSISSSLAVGDINGDGHGDIIIGIGGPKTDPMIEIYSGNNFERMAKIKPFWRYGMKTSINIASGDINSDNFVDILVGQGSGGMGMVEVFDGRALTSVIKNKQGNNIDDEETAGIKPFKGKKVAQATEAYDTMFHPFPGYTGEVDVASGYILPRPSYDLDDEISEQKKDQIVQTSYANFTTLAVDKRSSEEDPSIKSFFYTGGSSHANHSDTEQSRADHSEGLLPSLAVSLNIDKKITSINNAFFDLSDALDDRGMNGLVITTRKGEEYLHYIEPTTVQEGEFSIMDTVAINITPS, encoded by the coding sequence GTGACTCTTAATGATGCATACATCATTGGTTCGGAAAATCACTCGTCATGGAGTCAAAATTTCGATCCGAAAGCATACCTTAAAGTCCTCCCACAACATAACCAAAAGCTTGCCTACACAAGCCCATGGCTTGAATGGCAACAAGGGAACAAAAACTACAGAGACGGCATCTATTCAGAAGAAGGGCCCAACGGAAGTTATTACTCGAGCTGGGGACCAGAGTCAGACGTCCTGGATGTCGAACTTACGCTGTCAGAGCTCAACGAAATCACGATTCCAGGATTAGGAGTACTAACGCGTAGTACTGAAGACAATGGCACAGCCTATGACGATGGCTTTCAAGCGTACAACGGACTCATCCCTGGCCCACTGCTTGTAGTAGATCCGGGAGACACGCTCAAAATTAGGCTTGTCAATGACTTAGAGAACAGAAGCGGGCTTGAACTTGCCGCTGACACCAATTTCCATACACACGGATTGCATGTAAGTCCACTAGGTGCAGGCGATAACGTTCTATTTTCGCTATCACCTGGGGATGCATGGGAAACTGAAATAAAAATCCCAGATAACCACTTTGTTGGACCTCAATGGTATCACCCCCACCTTCACGGAGCAACAAATCTCCAAGTATCAAACGGGCTCGCAGGAACACTTCTAGTATTAGCTTCAGAAGAAGAAGCCGATGATATAGACAAATTTAGTCCAGTGGATAATTCTTTCTACTGGATGGCAATTCAAACACAATCTCTGCTTCAGCAAGAGCGACCAGCATCTTCGAATGACCCACTCAATCAAGATCCAAACGGTCTCTCATACAGGATAGGAACACCACCTGTATTTACTGAAGTTGACGGCACAAAAGTATTTACAAAATCGGACGCAGCGTACATAGGTTACAACTTTAAGCCCGATTATTACGACCCTACTCAGCCAACAGGCGACCCATCAGGTACCCCATTTGCGTATGGAGCAGGGATAGCTGGAACACCAACAGAAAATATAATTCATACAGTTAATGGCCAGTACAATCCAACCATTGACGTAGAAACTGGTCAATGGAATGTTTTTGGATTCCTAAATCAGTCCGTTAACTCTCACTTTGTCATCCAACTTGTACGTGAATACAAAGGTGAGTTATCGCTTGAGGAATTTCAAGTGATCGCCGTTGATGGAGATGCAGCAGGAGTAGTTTCGCAGGCACTGCAATTTGTTACCGAAACACCAGTGATGGCTCCCGGCAATCGAATGACAGTTCAGCAAGCTTTTACAAAACCAGGTAAATATTATTTTCTTGCAAACGGAACAGAAGAAATCCTTGGAGAGTTGGCCCCAGAAGTGGCAAATATAGCCCCTATGAATTTATATGAAACTCCGAGTATTGAGTTCAATCCGGATTTTGTGCCGAGCGATGTTCAAGGTGCTCTCTACGCAGGAGCAGAAACATGGAACGAACTTAGAAGAGAGGTCTTTGAGGGACCTCTTGATCTATCTGGAATGCATTTCCCTCCAACATGGGATCTACGAGGATACGATCTGACAAATGTAGATCTAGATGACTCCTTCATGGGTTTGGTGAATTTGACTGATGTTGACCTAAGAGGATCAAGTCTGAATAATGTCAACCTAATTGGTGCCAACGTAACCAATACAAATCTTTTCGATGTTGATCTAAGCGGCGCTCTTTTACCGGGTGGCATTGATCAAGCTTCTAACGCTAAATACGATCAAGACACATATCCATACCAAGGAATTCATGATGGCCACCTAATCTGGGGCGCACAAGTTCTCGCAACAGTAGAGGTAACTGGTGAATCAATATCAAGCAGACCTGCCCCACCAGAACCAATTCAATACTTGCTTGAAGAATCAGAAAAGATTGACACTTGGGTAAGTGATACAAAAAATGCAATTGCCAATGATAATATAAAAAGGAGAAACTTTATTTGGGATGCAAACTATAGTCGGCTCCAAGAAGAAAATAGAATTATAGATGACAATGATCCGTCAACATTTGAAGACATGTATTGGATTAACGGAAGGTGGTTTGGGCATTCGCCAAGTGAGCAACCTGTAGTTGCGATGCCAATGCTGGGGACCACTGAAGAATGGACTCTTCAGAATAGTTCCATAGGCTTTGGTGCAGGTGCTGTAGGAGAATGGCACCCATTTCACATTCACCAAAACGATTTTGTTGTCACAGAAATCAATGGCATAAATGTAGAGGATATACCATCATATCCAGCCAACCAACTTGTCGACACAGTTACACTAGCTAGTTCTTATGTTCAAGATTCAGCTACTGCAAATAATCCCTATGGCAGCCCAGCATATTTCAATCCGATCACTGATAGCATAAATGGGATACCTCAGAATTTCGAAACCAAATTATTCATGAAGTTCGAAGATTACACTGGAGCATATGTTAATCATTGTCATATTCTCTTTCACGAAGATGCAGGCATGATGCAGGCAGTGAAAGTAATCCTCAACACTGACTCGAACTATATTGGCGCTGAAAAGCAAACCGGTAAGCCCACACTCAGGCTAGGATCATCAATGGTGGATACTTTTTCAATCGATAACAGCGATAACTTTAGCAAAAAACTAAACATCGCAATTGGCGATATCAATTTTGGCAAGTTCTTTAGCATGGACAAACTCAGTGACACCTTTAAAGGTGGTACCAAGGGGGAATCTGATAATATCGCAGACATCGCAATTACCGGAGAAAAGATTGCGAGAAATGAAAGTGGTTTTCAAATAAATGTATATGATGGAGACTCAGTAAGTCAATCGGCGACAGGCTCATATAAATTAAAGAGAGATCAACAAAAGCAGTCCGAAATAGAATTGTCAGGTGAAGATCATCTTCTAGCAACAATCAATTCCTTTAGCAAAAAGAAGTCCAAATCAATATCCTCGTCACTGGCAGTCGGAGATATAAATGGTGACGGACACGGGGACATAATTATTGGGATTGGTGGGCCCAAAACAGACCCTATGATTGAAATCTATAGCGGTAATAATTTCGAGAGAATGGCAAAGATAAAGCCATTTTGGCGTTATGGCATGAAAACAAGCATTAATATCGCCTCTGGAGACATTAATTCAGATAATTTTGTTGATATTCTTGTTGGCCAAGGTTCTGGAGGCATGGGGATGGTGGAAGTATTTGATGGGCGCGCCTTAACATCAGTCATTAAGAATAAACAGGGTAACAACATTGATGATGAGGAAACAGCAGGGATCAAACCATTCAAAGGGAAAAAAGTTGCGCAAGCGACAGAAGCATATGACACTATGTTTCATCCATTCCCTGGATATACAGGTGAAGTAGATGTAGCAAGTGGTTATATTTTGCCACGCCCAAGCTACGATCTCGATGATGAAATTTCAGAACAAAAAAAAGATCAAATCGTGCAGACAAGCTATGCGAATTTTACAACACTCGCAGTTGATAAGAGATCAAGCGAAGAAGACCCCTCAATCAAAAGCTTCTTCTATACAGGTGGAAGTTCGCATGCGAATCACAGCGATACCGAACAATCACGTGCTGATCACAGTGAAGGATTATTGCCATCTCTCGCAGTATCTCTAAATATTGACAAAAAAATCACTAGCATTAACAATGCATTCTTCGATTTGTCGGACGCGCTTGATGATCGAGGAATGAATGGTCTAGTCATCACCACTAGAAAGGGTGAAGAGTACCTTCACTATATAGAGCCAACAACAGTCCAAGAAGGTGAGTTTTCTATCATGGATACTGTAGCAATTAACATCACACCCAGCTAG
- a CDS encoding DJ-1/PfpI family protein, which yields MGESGVPADSAKQFKFTIMLLSSHGPAKGRVGVFIEDHFDMTEYRIFNRRFPAAGYELEYISNLWGNPTLQFGSNPDNGWVEEHITVAKDVADINPTDYKGFLLIGAYATDRLRYSVKPEKGKPNDAPAVELLRKINKADGVKIGTICHSLWLLCADRTLLEGKKVTCAHNILCDVENAGAEVQYGDDGTAGSCVDGDLISAKHPAFTDELIDLFLKEIET from the coding sequence ATGGGGGAGTCAGGTGTTCCTGCCGACTCCGCAAAACAATTTAAGTTTACAATCATGTTACTCAGCTCACATGGTCCAGCGAAAGGAAGAGTAGGGGTCTTCATCGAAGATCACTTCGATATGACGGAATATCGAATCTTCAATCGCCGTTTTCCTGCTGCAGGATATGAATTAGAGTACATCTCAAATCTTTGGGGCAATCCAACACTTCAGTTTGGCTCTAACCCAGATAACGGATGGGTTGAGGAGCACATAACAGTCGCTAAAGATGTTGCAGATATCAATCCTACTGACTACAAGGGTTTTCTCCTCATTGGAGCGTACGCCACGGATCGCCTGAGGTATTCAGTTAAGCCTGAAAAAGGAAAACCGAATGATGCACCCGCCGTTGAACTTTTAAGGAAGATCAATAAAGCGGATGGTGTCAAGATTGGTACAATTTGCCACTCACTTTGGTTGCTTTGCGCTGACCGTACTCTACTTGAAGGCAAAAAAGTAACGTGCGCCCACAATATCCTATGCGATGTTGAAAACGCAGGCGCAGAAGTTCAATACGGGGATGACGGAACTGCTGGCAGCTGTGTTGACGGCGACTTAATATCAGCCAAGCACCCTGCATTTACAGATGAATTGATTGATTTGTTCCTCAAAGAAATTGAAACTTGA
- a CDS encoding carboxymuconolactone decarboxylase family protein, with protein sequence MDLKENAVLGDAQLQEALNGVNPKFGDFCVRVAGEAWGHSLIDQKTKAMFTILLDVANQSYSGPGIPFEAHVTMALKQGITFEEIEEILLFACVYCGFNKAAGGFGRLNELKEKYGS encoded by the coding sequence ATGGATCTCAAGGAAAATGCCGTCCTTGGTGATGCTCAACTCCAAGAAGCGCTGAACGGAGTCAATCCCAAATTTGGGGACTTTTGTGTACGTGTTGCTGGAGAGGCCTGGGGTCATTCCTTGATTGATCAAAAGACCAAAGCGATGTTTACGATTCTGCTAGACGTCGCAAATCAATCGTACAGTGGCCCAGGTATTCCTTTTGAAGCCCACGTGACTATGGCCCTAAAGCAAGGGATTACATTTGAGGAAATCGAGGAAATTCTTCTGTTTGCCTGCGTCTACTGCGGCTTTAATAAAGCTGCCGGTGGATTTGGACGCCTTAACGAGCTAAAAGAGAAATACGGATCGTGA
- a CDS encoding nuclear transport factor 2 family protein produces the protein MTDATYQWEWPHTLKWPKFNNMGENVDTLKKLFLAGEALNVNNFIKFFADECYYQFGNFPPARTPQEIKAASQGFIESCEGLHHRILNISIPSEDTLLVEMVVTYISHSGKIVTLPCFDIVKYEGALIKELKIFMDINPLFQD, from the coding sequence ATGACCGACGCAACCTATCAATGGGAATGGCCGCACACCCTGAAGTGGCCAAAGTTCAACAATATGGGGGAAAATGTAGACACTCTCAAAAAACTTTTTCTCGCCGGAGAAGCGCTAAATGTCAACAACTTTATCAAGTTTTTTGCGGACGAATGCTACTACCAATTTGGTAACTTTCCTCCTGCGAGGACGCCTCAAGAGATCAAAGCTGCATCACAAGGGTTCATTGAGTCATGCGAAGGACTACACCATCGCATCCTAAACATCTCCATTCCAAGCGAAGATACATTGCTTGTTGAAATGGTTGTGACCTACATCTCGCATAGTGGCAAGATTGTCACGCTTCCATGTTTTGATATCGTCAAGTACGAAGGAGCATTGATCAAGGAGCTAAAAATATTTATGGACATCAATCCTCTTTTCCAGGATTAA
- a CDS encoding nuclear transport factor 2 family protein: MSNSDTVRSLLKMFESFNVEGFLELLTEDAEYRFGNYPAAVGQENIAATIKASHLDAISGISFEIKSLYELEDTVVTELICNYSLKKGGNLPLPCLDIFKFQGGKVSAMLVFMDATPLFTA, encoded by the coding sequence ATGTCAAACTCTGACACAGTACGCAGTCTTTTGAAGATGTTTGAATCCTTCAATGTGGAGGGATTTTTAGAACTTCTCACTGAAGATGCCGAGTATCGATTCGGTAATTATCCTGCAGCCGTTGGGCAAGAGAATATTGCCGCAACAATCAAGGCTAGTCACCTTGATGCAATTTCGGGGATTTCTTTTGAAATCAAATCCCTATACGAACTTGAAGATACTGTAGTAACGGAATTGATTTGTAACTATTCCCTCAAAAAAGGTGGAAATTTACCGCTTCCATGCCTTGATATATTTAAGTTTCAAGGCGGGAAGGTTTCTGCTATGTTAGTTTTTATGGATGCAACTCCGCTGTTCACAGCATAA